The proteins below are encoded in one region of Flammeovirga kamogawensis:
- the xerA gene encoding site-specific tyrosine recombinase/integron integrase, whose amino-acid sequence MEVHIKSSSRTNIKLSHIQIEGHKYVRIDFPWTDGIKTLIKTIPDRKWCPTLQCVYVPNTKAHITSIIKTFKGICWVDSNAFYGYKPECYLSTEEKETYKTLHIRYSRIKHEHIKEALLKMIDHLERRRYAYNTADSYLCVFSQFLYHFIDTPILELDRTHIEKYLLHVVRDKKKSTSYQNQALNAIKFYFEKIVGMDTQYFHVERPRKQDTLPKVLSKPEVISIINACKNIKHKAIIMLIYSAGLRISECVNLKITDINSDRMTITVIGGKGNKDRQTILSEKTLEVLRQYFKIFKPKEYLFEGPKQNRYSMSSVQNIFKKAKKRARMLKPATVHTLRHSFATHMLESGVDLRYIQTLLGHNSSKTTEIYTHVSTKVIQGFKSPLDEMG is encoded by the coding sequence TTAAGTTGAGTCATATTCAAATAGAAGGACATAAATATGTAAGAATTGATTTCCCGTGGACTGATGGTATTAAAACGCTTATAAAAACGATACCTGATAGAAAGTGGTGTCCGACATTACAATGTGTATATGTACCTAATACAAAGGCACATATTACAAGTATAATAAAAACTTTTAAAGGTATTTGTTGGGTAGACTCGAATGCATTTTATGGTTATAAGCCAGAATGTTATTTATCTACAGAGGAAAAAGAAACTTACAAAACATTACACATTAGATATAGTAGAATAAAGCATGAGCATATAAAAGAGGCTTTATTAAAAATGATTGATCATTTGGAAAGAAGAAGATATGCATATAATACTGCAGATTCTTATTTATGTGTGTTTTCTCAATTTCTATATCATTTTATAGATACTCCAATTTTGGAGCTAGATAGAACGCATATAGAGAAATATTTATTACATGTTGTTCGAGATAAAAAGAAATCTACATCGTATCAGAATCAGGCTTTAAATGCTATTAAGTTTTATTTTGAGAAGATTGTAGGAATGGATACACAGTATTTTCATGTTGAGCGACCTAGAAAGCAGGATACATTACCTAAAGTTTTATCAAAACCAGAAGTAATTTCTATTATAAATGCATGTAAAAATATAAAGCATAAAGCTATTATCATGTTAATTTATTCTGCAGGTTTAAGAATAAGTGAATGTGTAAATTTAAAAATTACTGATATTAATTCAGATCGAATGACAATAACTGTTATAGGTGGCAAAGGGAATAAAGATAGACAGACAATTTTATCAGAAAAGACTTTGGAAGTACTTAGACAGTATTTTAAAATATTTAAACCCAAGGAATACTTATTTGAGGGACCAAAACAAAATCGTTATAGTATGAGTAGTGTACAAAACATTTTTAAAAAGGCTAAGAAAAGAGCGAGAATGTTAAAACCTGCTACAGTCCATACATTGCGTCATAGTTTTGCCACTCACATGTTAGAAAGTGGTGTAGATTTACGTTATATACAAACTTTACTTGGACATAACTCCAGTAAAACGACAGAAATTTATACTCATGTGTCTACTAAGGTCATCCAGGGTTTCAAATCTCCTCTCGACGAGATGGGATAA
- a CDS encoding alpha/beta hydrolase — translation MKTFNLILTLLIPFLCFSQEKVTDLTFGKKITINSEILSDSIECWVRIPERLNQSNSRIDSVSLLVLLDGDEYFKIASDIAELYEWSDKMPLTIIIGLPSTGESRYKYYTPTKVENLNSKEDSILYSKTGNFNLFESSLSQEVIPRLEHHLEVKFSEKTIFGHSNGGLGALSFYISQNHLFDNYIVASPAILWDNYYIQKNISNKSRNESIYLSLSNNGWDYPIESYKSLIDVLNKTNSRFKFRLNEEENHATNGLRTLLDGLIYVNNKNNKIQ, via the coding sequence ATGAAAACTTTCAATTTAATATTAACACTTCTAATCCCTTTCTTATGCTTTTCTCAAGAAAAAGTAACAGATCTTACTTTTGGGAAAAAAATAACTATTAACTCTGAAATATTATCAGATTCAATTGAATGTTGGGTTCGTATACCTGAAAGATTAAATCAATCAAATTCTAGAATTGATTCAGTATCTTTACTAGTTCTATTAGATGGGGATGAATATTTTAAAATAGCATCTGATATTGCTGAACTTTATGAATGGTCAGACAAAATGCCATTAACAATTATAATAGGATTACCAAGTACTGGTGAAAGTAGATATAAATATTATACACCAACTAAAGTAGAAAATTTAAATAGCAAAGAAGATAGTATTTTATATTCAAAAACTGGTAATTTTAATCTTTTTGAATCCTCATTATCACAAGAAGTTATACCAAGATTGGAGCATCATTTAGAAGTGAAATTTTCAGAAAAAACAATATTTGGTCATTCTAATGGTGGATTAGGAGCTTTATCATTTTATATATCACAAAATCATTTGTTTGATAATTATATTGTAGCAAGCCCAGCAATTCTTTGGGATAATTATTATATCCAAAAAAATATCTCTAATAAATCACGTAATGAATCTATTTATTTAAGTCTTAGTAATAATGGTTGGGACTATCCAATAGAGTCATATAAATCATTAATAGATGTATTAAATAAGACTAATAGTAGGTTTAAGTTTAGATTAAATGAAGAAGAAAATCATGCAACTAACGGTTTACGAACTTTACTTGATGGTTTAATCTATGTCAATAATAAAAATAATAAAATACAGTAG
- a CDS encoding HEAT repeat domain-containing protein encodes MNLEELKDILRNEGTFATKTKAISDSSLELLNLEIFNILFELLEDDDSQNRFFAIFHLIDKFSDLLTNLDESLVNKVYNALFDEDSPVADRAIWALNIIGDRALDKLINEFHTGTIENKIRITYAIGRGNFSIRTLDRIEILFNGLKSKDEELRFTAMCEMMSNSPVGPWSENEWNSTKDENIDFEKIYDIVLPIAYSFSTSENESYKEFSIRYIDWIEKRKSL; translated from the coding sequence ATGAACTTAGAAGAACTAAAAGATATATTGAGAAATGAGGGGACATTTGCAACTAAAACAAAAGCAATTTCTGATTCTAGTTTAGAACTACTTAATTTAGAGATTTTCAATATCCTATTTGAGCTTCTAGAAGATGATGATTCACAAAATCGATTTTTTGCAATATTTCATTTGATTGATAAGTTTTCCGATTTGCTTACTAACCTTGACGAATCATTAGTTAACAAAGTCTATAATGCTTTATTTGATGAAGATTCACCAGTTGCAGATAGAGCTATTTGGGCACTAAATATTATTGGAGATAGGGCATTAGATAAATTGATTAATGAATTTCACACCGGTACAATTGAAAATAAAATTAGAATAACTTATGCAATAGGACGAGGGAATTTTAGTATAAGAACATTAGATAGAATTGAAATTTTGTTCAATGGACTAAAGTCAAAAGATGAAGAATTAAGATTTACTGCAATGTGTGAGATGATGTCAAATTCACCTGTAGGACCTTGGAGTGAAAACGAATGGAATTCCACTAAAGACGAAAATATAGATTTTGAAAAAATTTATGATATCGTTTTACCAATAGCATACAGTTTCTCAACTTCTGAAAATGAATCTTACAAAGAATTTTCTATTCGATATATTGATTGGATAGAAAAGAGAAAAAGTCTATAA